A DNA window from Acinetobacter sp. 10FS3-1 contains the following coding sequences:
- a CDS encoding ABC transporter permease, with amino-acid sequence MSPMLRASLQRFKNNRTGFACFIAFLMILLLSLGAELIANDKPLLVKYQDAYYLPVLKAYPETTFGGVFETEAEYQDPAVQQLIHANGWALWPVIRFSYDTPNLALDVPLPAPPSQQNWLGTDDQGRDVLARILYGLRISLLFGFALTLLSAALGILVGAIQGYYAGWVDLIGQRILEVWGSLPMLFMVMILVSLFSPNIYWLFLIMLFFGWTTLVSMVRAEFLRARNLEYVWAARSMGAGHGRIMFRHILPNVIGSSLSQLPFMLTANISALTALDFLGYGLPPETASLGELLLQGKNNLNAPWLAWSGFLTLAIVLSLLIYTGEAIRDAFDPKT; translated from the coding sequence ATGTCACCGATGCTGCGTGCCAGCCTGCAACGCTTTAAAAATAACCGGACCGGTTTTGCCTGTTTCATTGCATTTTTAATGATTCTGCTGCTTTCGTTGGGCGCGGAACTGATTGCCAATGATAAACCCCTGCTGGTCAAATATCAGGATGCTTATTATCTGCCCGTACTGAAGGCCTATCCTGAAACCACCTTTGGTGGTGTTTTTGAAACTGAGGCTGAATATCAGGACCCGGCTGTGCAGCAGCTGATCCATGCCAATGGTTGGGCGCTTTGGCCGGTTATCCGGTTTTCCTATGACACACCCAATCTGGCGCTGGATGTGCCGCTTCCTGCACCCCCCAGTCAGCAGAACTGGTTAGGGACAGATGATCAGGGGCGAGATGTGTTGGCCCGGATTCTGTATGGCTTGCGTATTTCCCTGCTATTTGGTTTTGCATTGACTTTGCTGTCTGCAGCCCTCGGTATTCTGGTCGGCGCAATCCAGGGCTATTATGCCGGCTGGGTAGACCTGATTGGGCAACGGATTCTCGAAGTCTGGGGCAGTCTGCCAATGCTGTTTATGGTGATGATTCTGGTCAGTCTGTTCAGTCCGAATATTTACTGGCTGTTTTTGATCATGCTGTTCTTTGGCTGGACCACGCTGGTGTCGATGGTGCGGGCTGAATTTTTGCGAGCGAGAAATCTGGAGTATGTCTGGGCTGCCAGAAGTATGGGCGCAGGCCATGGCCGGATCATGTTCCGGCATATCTTGCCCAATGTCATCGGTTCCAGCCTGTCGCAGCTTCCTTTTATGCTGACCGCTAATATTAGCGCCCTGACTGCTTTGGATTTTTTGGGGTATGGCTTGCCACCTGAAACAGCTTCTCTGGGTGAGCTGTTACTACAAGGAAAAAATAATTTAAATGCGCCTTGGCTGGCCTGGTCTGGCTTTCTGACCTTGGCAATTGTGCTGTCCCTGCTCATTTATACGGGAGAAGCCATACGGGATGCTTTTGATCCTAAAACTTAA
- a CDS encoding ABC transporter permease subunit, producing the protein MSTYILKRLLLMIPTLFVILLINFVVIQLAPGGPVEQAIYQAQHVNPLGANGLKYQGQQGLTPEMLEQIKIQYGFDQPLYLRFWELLKSYAQFDLGHSFFKGQAVTDLIWEKLPVSLSLGLWSTVLIYLVSIPLGIQKAKKHGSLFDQTTSLLLAVGYAIPAFIFAILLIVLFAGGSYLQWFPLQGLSSENFAELSFWGKIRDYFWHMALPLLAIVLGGFSRLTYLVKFSFVEELGKHYVLAAQAKGLQERAVLYRHVLRNAVLVLVAGLPEALLGILFVGNLFIEIIFNLDGLGLLGFEAIMQRDYPVIFGTLFIFSLLGLLLRLLSDVLYRVIDPRIHFESRGLK; encoded by the coding sequence ATGAGTACTTATATACTCAAACGTCTGCTACTCATGATTCCAACATTATTCGTCATTTTACTGATCAATTTTGTGGTGATTCAGCTTGCACCGGGTGGTCCTGTAGAACAGGCGATTTATCAGGCGCAGCACGTTAACCCTCTAGGGGCGAATGGCTTGAAATATCAGGGGCAGCAAGGTCTGACGCCTGAAATGCTGGAGCAGATTAAAATTCAATATGGATTTGACCAGCCGCTCTATCTGCGTTTCTGGGAACTGCTGAAAAGCTATGCCCAGTTTGACTTGGGACACAGTTTTTTTAAAGGGCAGGCTGTAACAGACCTCATCTGGGAAAAACTTCCTGTCTCATTGTCTTTAGGCCTGTGGAGTACGGTGCTGATCTATCTGGTCTCGATTCCTCTGGGCATCCAGAAAGCTAAAAAGCATGGCAGCCTGTTTGACCAGACTACCTCCTTGCTGTTGGCGGTCGGTTATGCCATTCCAGCCTTTATTTTTGCGATTTTGCTGATTGTATTGTTTGCAGGTGGCTCTTATCTGCAATGGTTTCCTTTGCAAGGCCTAAGCTCGGAAAATTTTGCTGAATTATCTTTTTGGGGGAAAATCCGGGATTATTTTTGGCATATGGCGCTGCCCTTGCTGGCTATTGTACTGGGCGGTTTTTCCCGACTGACCTATCTGGTGAAATTTTCCTTTGTCGAGGAGCTGGGCAAACATTATGTACTGGCAGCGCAAGCCAAAGGCCTACAGGAACGGGCAGTGCTGTATCGGCATGTATTGCGGAATGCTGTGCTGGTTCTGGTTGCCGGTTTACCTGAGGCACTGCTCGGCATTCTATTTGTCGGTAACCTGTTTATCGAAATCATCTTCAATCTGGATGGTTTGGGGCTGCTGGGATTTGAGGCGATTATGCAGCGGGATTATCCGGTAATTTTTGGAACGCTCTTTATTTTTAGCTTGCTGGGTCTGCTTCTGCGTTTACTCAGTGATGTGCTGTACCGGGTAATTGATCCACGGATTCATTTTGAATCGCGAGGATTGAAATAA
- a CDS encoding extracellular solute-binding protein: MVVTAPWLISSSGAAVITTPYIALHGSPQYAHAESMPYANPKAPKGGVLIRAADGSFDNLNSMNGKGNVTEGINYIFDSLLSKSLDEPGVYYPLLAEKVSFDPEQTAYIIFHLNPKARFSNGQPVTAKDVKYSFELYQTQSNFGLQMYLADIQRIEVLSPLKVKISFKSRHNPEMAIGVSQMPIYAQQEWQQRNFKEISLKPILGSGPYVIERIEAGRRISYKRNPHYWGRDLPVNRGRYNFDRIQYRYYRSPEIKFEAFKSGQFTLHEETQVSRWVKDYRFPAVRQGRVKTYRLHHHNPIPTQSLVLNTRRQPFADIYFRQALSLAYDFEWLNKAMFHGEYQRLNSFFSNSELASGGKPSAQELKILQPELSKLHPVQRQAVLQNWQYPPSDASGFNRKNLLQARKILLKAGYYYQQGQLLNAQGKTVKIEFLLHQAEQQRYLMPYLRHLKRLGIQARIRMVETAQYYEQLRNYQFDMIVDTMPQSLTPGQEQKQLWGSEAAGQSGNYNYAGIRNPGIDRVIDQVIQAQSREQLIDRTRALDRLLRAGYYHIPTYGSREYWYAYWNMYQQPKIKPKLSAGIDYWWVDAGKAKQIAPYLKYR; this comes from the coding sequence ATGGTAGTGACTGCCCCTTGGCTCATCAGTAGCAGTGGGGCAGCAGTCATCACCACCCCGTATATTGCCCTGCATGGCAGTCCTCAATATGCTCACGCTGAATCTATGCCTTATGCCAACCCTAAAGCACCCAAAGGTGGGGTGCTGATCCGGGCTGCGGATGGCAGTTTTGATAATCTGAACAGCATGAATGGCAAGGGGAATGTCACTGAAGGGATTAACTATATTTTTGACAGTTTACTGTCGAAGTCGCTGGATGAGCCTGGCGTATATTATCCCTTGCTGGCGGAGAAAGTCAGTTTCGATCCAGAGCAGACCGCCTATATTATTTTCCATTTAAATCCGAAGGCCAGATTCAGTAATGGTCAGCCCGTCACGGCAAAGGATGTTAAATACAGCTTTGAGCTGTATCAGACCCAATCCAATTTTGGCTTGCAGATGTATCTGGCGGATATTCAACGCATTGAAGTGCTATCTCCCTTAAAAGTCAAAATCAGTTTTAAGTCGCGCCACAATCCGGAAATGGCCATAGGCGTGTCACAAATGCCGATTTATGCACAACAGGAATGGCAGCAGCGTAATTTTAAGGAGATCAGCCTGAAACCGATTCTGGGTTCAGGGCCTTATGTGATTGAACGGATTGAAGCGGGACGACGTATTTCCTATAAGCGCAATCCGCATTATTGGGGCCGGGATTTGCCGGTCAATCGTGGGCGTTATAATTTTGACCGGATTCAATATCGATATTACCGCAGTCCGGAAATTAAATTTGAAGCTTTTAAATCAGGCCAGTTCACCCTCCATGAGGAAACTCAGGTCAGCCGCTGGGTGAAAGATTACCGCTTTCCTGCGGTACGGCAAGGCCGGGTCAAGACCTATCGCCTACACCACCATAATCCGATTCCCACACAAAGCCTGGTGTTGAATACTCGGCGTCAGCCTTTTGCTGATATTTACTTCCGTCAGGCGCTGAGTCTGGCCTATGATTTTGAATGGCTGAACAAAGCCATGTTTCATGGAGAGTATCAGCGTTTAAATAGTTTTTTTAGCAATAGTGAACTCGCATCTGGTGGAAAACCCAGTGCTCAGGAGCTGAAAATTTTACAGCCTGAACTGTCTAAATTGCATCCGGTACAGCGTCAAGCAGTATTGCAAAACTGGCAGTATCCACCCTCGGATGCCTCCGGATTTAACCGCAAAAACCTGCTTCAGGCCCGGAAAATCCTGTTAAAAGCCGGTTATTATTATCAGCAGGGACAGTTGCTAAATGCCCAGGGTAAAACTGTAAAAATCGAGTTTTTATTACATCAGGCCGAGCAGCAGCGTTATCTGATGCCTTATCTCAGGCATTTAAAACGTCTGGGGATTCAGGCTCGAATCCGGATGGTGGAAACTGCACAGTATTATGAGCAGCTAAGAAATTATCAGTTCGATATGATTGTGGATACCATGCCGCAATCGCTGACGCCGGGACAGGAACAAAAGCAGTTGTGGGGTAGCGAGGCTGCAGGCCAGTCCGGCAACTATAATTATGCCGGGATTCGCAATCCGGGGATTGACCGGGTAATTGATCAGGTCATTCAGGCGCAAAGCCGCGAGCAGCTGATAGACCGTACCCGGGCCTTGGATCGTTTGCTGCGGGCGGGTTATTATCACATTCCGACATATGGTAGCCGTGAATACTGGTACGCTTACTGGAATATGTATCAACAACCCAAGATCAAGCCGAAGCTTTCTGCCGGCATTGATTACTGGTGGGTTGATGCTGGCAAGGCCAAACAAATAGCACCCTATTTAAAATATCGCTAA